From Pseudovibrio sp. Tun.PSC04-5.I4, a single genomic window includes:
- the dut gene encoding dUTP diphosphatase has protein sequence MTKTLKITRLPHGEGLELPAYQSIQAAGLDLRAANTESIELQPGKRAMVPTGLSIALPDGHEGQVRPRSGLAAKHGVTVLNTPGTIDADYRGEVKVILINLGEEAFIIERGMRIAQMVVAPVTQVLIEEVQQLETTERGSGGFGSSGL, from the coding sequence ATGACGAAAACGCTTAAAATTACGCGCCTTCCCCACGGCGAAGGTCTAGAGCTTCCAGCCTATCAATCCATTCAAGCAGCTGGTTTGGATTTAAGAGCTGCAAATACTGAGAGTATTGAATTGCAACCGGGAAAGCGCGCAATGGTGCCAACGGGCCTTTCCATCGCTCTTCCAGACGGGCACGAGGGGCAAGTTCGCCCCCGGTCAGGTTTGGCGGCCAAGCATGGTGTTACGGTACTCAATACGCCGGGTACTATTGATGCTGACTATCGCGGTGAAGTGAAAGTCATTCTCATCAACCTTGGCGAGGAAGCGTTCATAATTGAACGTGGTATGCGGATCGCTCAGATGGTAGTTGCTCCTGTTACACAGGTTCTCATCGAAGAAGTGCAGCAGTTAGAAACCACAGAGCGCGGATCTGGCGGGTTTGGCTCCTCAGGACTCTAA
- a CDS encoding class III extradiol ring-cleavage dioxygenase: MKQSPLFLPHGAPDLAVSEHLASYQFLQNLPGSETSPQAIVVVSPHWQTERLALNAAGPLKTIHDFRGFTRELHEIEYPAEAPAWLVHKVQDAVTRYGLAIIEDDTWGLDHGAWVPLSLVYPEGGIPIVQVSLPHSYGREDSYHLGRALSSLSNEGILIIGSGALTHNFSELGIEGEQVPNWALEFDHWISDQLSKGELCALLSSGNHRQYNKALPTDEHFLPLLVALGAAGSKAYGEKLHESFSYRSISMSAFRFHHLET, translated from the coding sequence ATGAAACAATCCCCTTTATTTCTACCCCATGGCGCGCCGGACCTCGCAGTGAGCGAACATCTGGCATCCTACCAATTTTTACAAAACCTCCCCGGTTCAGAGACTTCCCCGCAAGCGATTGTGGTGGTCTCACCCCATTGGCAAACTGAGCGATTAGCGCTCAACGCCGCCGGTCCCCTGAAGACAATTCATGATTTTCGCGGTTTTACGCGTGAACTTCATGAAATTGAATACCCCGCCGAAGCACCAGCTTGGTTGGTCCATAAAGTTCAGGATGCCGTTACACGCTACGGACTGGCAATTATTGAGGATGACACATGGGGACTGGACCACGGGGCATGGGTACCGCTCAGCCTTGTCTATCCCGAGGGCGGAATCCCGATTGTTCAGGTCTCATTGCCGCATTCTTATGGCCGGGAAGACAGTTATCACCTGGGCAGAGCGTTATCGTCGCTGAGTAACGAGGGAATTCTCATAATCGGTAGCGGAGCGTTGACGCATAACTTCTCGGAGCTTGGGATCGAAGGAGAACAAGTGCCTAACTGGGCATTGGAATTCGATCATTGGATTTCAGATCAACTTTCCAAAGGAGAGCTTTGTGCATTGTTGTCCTCAGGCAATCACAGGCAATACAATAAGGCTCTGCCAACAGACGAGCATTTTTTGCCACTTCTTGTCGCTTTAGGGGCCGCAGGCTCGAAAGCCTACGGCGAAAAACTGCATGAGAGCTTTAGTTACCGCTCAATCAGTATGAGTGCCTTCAGGTTTCACCACTTAGAAACCTGA
- the mutS gene encoding DNA mismatch repair protein MutS, with protein MTTADIEKPSPAKGRVTPMMAQFIEIKTANPDSLLFYRMGDFYELFFEDAEIASRSLGITLTKRGKHDGEDIPMCGVPFHAADDYLQKLISLGHRVSVCEQLENPAEAKKRGAKSVVRRDVVRLVTPGTITEERLLDANKNNFLASLARLKGGSTSEGNTYGLAWVDMSTGMFRVAESDDVRLAADLARIDPSELVLADVLLQEAELRATVEGLGAALSPVPRTFFDGATAQDRLSSYFSVGTLDGFANYTRAELIAASGILAYIDKTQLGERPPLDPPVKEAAAGQLLIDPATRANLELTRTLSGERRGSLLSAIDKTVTGAGSRLLASRLAGPLTDPEQIGQRQDTIAFFASDTLQREGIRSLLKSAPDMSRALSRLAVDRGGPRDLQSIAYAMTSAREIAGLLASGGAYPQEVVFAVQRLEQAPHALGEKLAQAIADEAPLLKRDGGFIAAGYHADLDEFKALRDQSRKVIAQMQADLAEELGIRSLKIKHNNVLGWFMEAPTAQSDPMKDNPARFIHRQSMAGAMRFTTTDLADLESKIASAGERALAIELEIFNELTKAVVEAGAQIKAAAEALAILDVSTSLAVLAEAEGYSRPIVDGSLAFTIEGGRHPVVEQALRKSGEPFVANNVNLGPLDTFENGQIWLITGPNMAGKSTFLRQNALIAVLAQMGSFVPATNAHIGVIDRLFSRVGAADDLARGRSTFMVEMVETAAILNQATDRSLVILDEIGRGTATFDGLSIAWAAIEHLHETNRSRSLFATHYHEITALSERLERLNNATVRVREWKGDVVFLHEIVEGAADRSYGIQVAKLAGLPKSVVNRARKILAQLEEQDTNKPTKTLLDDLPLFASFSQPLNTIPEPEQEPEASVSNELSELLETFDPDDMTPRQAHEALYALKQKFHELN; from the coding sequence ATGACTACTGCAGATATTGAAAAGCCTTCCCCAGCTAAAGGCCGCGTCACACCCATGATGGCGCAATTTATTGAAATCAAGACGGCCAATCCGGACAGCCTTCTGTTTTACAGGATGGGTGATTTCTACGAGCTGTTTTTTGAGGATGCCGAAATCGCGTCGCGGTCACTCGGTATTACACTTACCAAACGTGGCAAGCACGATGGGGAGGATATTCCCATGTGCGGCGTTCCCTTTCATGCAGCCGATGATTATCTTCAAAAACTGATTAGCCTCGGCCATCGCGTTTCTGTGTGCGAGCAACTGGAAAACCCCGCTGAAGCCAAAAAGCGCGGTGCAAAATCAGTGGTACGCCGTGATGTTGTGCGTCTGGTAACGCCGGGCACGATCACCGAAGAACGCCTTTTGGATGCGAATAAAAACAACTTCCTCGCCTCCTTAGCGCGCCTGAAAGGTGGCAGCACATCTGAAGGCAACACCTACGGTCTGGCATGGGTTGATATGTCGACCGGCATGTTCCGTGTTGCTGAAAGCGATGATGTTCGCCTCGCCGCGGATCTGGCGCGTATTGACCCATCAGAACTGGTACTGGCAGATGTGCTGCTGCAGGAGGCGGAATTGCGGGCGACAGTCGAAGGACTCGGCGCGGCATTGTCTCCAGTCCCACGCACATTCTTTGACGGCGCAACAGCTCAAGACCGCCTCTCCTCCTACTTCTCCGTCGGTACGTTGGACGGTTTTGCCAATTACACACGCGCTGAATTGATCGCAGCAAGTGGCATTCTGGCATATATCGATAAAACTCAGCTGGGTGAGCGCCCTCCTCTGGATCCTCCAGTAAAGGAGGCCGCTGCAGGCCAGTTACTGATTGATCCGGCAACGCGCGCCAACCTGGAATTGACACGTACCCTCTCCGGTGAGCGCCGTGGCAGTCTGCTGTCAGCCATTGATAAAACGGTGACTGGCGCGGGTTCCCGGTTACTCGCAAGCCGCCTTGCTGGTCCCCTTACGGATCCGGAACAAATTGGCCAAAGACAAGATACAATTGCGTTTTTTGCATCTGACACCCTGCAGCGTGAAGGTATTCGCAGCCTCTTGAAATCTGCACCAGACATGTCTCGCGCGTTGTCTCGCTTAGCTGTTGATCGTGGAGGCCCGCGTGATTTGCAGTCGATCGCATACGCGATGACGTCAGCCCGTGAAATCGCTGGTTTGCTGGCATCCGGTGGTGCGTATCCTCAGGAAGTCGTTTTTGCAGTCCAGCGATTGGAACAAGCTCCACATGCTCTGGGCGAAAAGCTGGCGCAGGCAATTGCAGACGAGGCCCCTCTTCTCAAGCGGGACGGCGGCTTTATTGCTGCGGGGTACCATGCGGATTTAGACGAATTTAAAGCCCTGCGAGATCAAAGCCGCAAGGTCATTGCTCAAATGCAGGCGGACCTTGCAGAAGAGCTTGGCATTCGCTCGTTGAAAATAAAACACAACAACGTGCTTGGCTGGTTTATGGAAGCCCCAACAGCACAATCTGACCCGATGAAGGATAACCCGGCAAGGTTCATTCACCGCCAGAGCATGGCCGGCGCAATGCGCTTTACCACTACAGATCTTGCGGATCTTGAAAGCAAAATCGCAAGTGCTGGTGAACGCGCGCTGGCTATTGAGCTGGAAATCTTCAATGAGTTGACCAAAGCCGTTGTGGAAGCGGGAGCACAAATCAAAGCAGCTGCTGAAGCGCTCGCTATTTTGGATGTCTCCACGTCTCTTGCGGTGCTGGCGGAAGCAGAAGGTTATAGTCGCCCGATAGTTGATGGGAGCCTTGCATTCACCATCGAAGGTGGTCGCCATCCGGTTGTTGAGCAAGCGCTGCGAAAGTCTGGCGAGCCGTTTGTAGCCAATAATGTAAACCTTGGACCGCTGGATACCTTTGAAAATGGGCAGATCTGGTTGATTACTGGTCCCAACATGGCCGGTAAATCCACTTTCTTGCGCCAAAATGCTTTGATTGCCGTACTTGCGCAAATGGGTAGTTTCGTTCCCGCAACGAACGCGCATATTGGCGTGATTGACCGCCTGTTCTCACGCGTGGGTGCCGCCGATGATCTTGCCAGAGGTCGCTCAACCTTCATGGTGGAGATGGTGGAAACGGCAGCTATTCTCAATCAGGCGACAGATCGCTCACTGGTTATTCTTGATGAGATTGGCCGAGGTACCGCAACGTTTGATGGTCTTTCCATCGCGTGGGCCGCTATCGAACATTTGCACGAAACAAATCGCTCCCGATCACTCTTTGCAACGCATTACCATGAGATTACGGCCCTCTCAGAGCGTCTGGAGCGCCTTAATAATGCAACCGTGCGTGTGAGAGAATGGAAGGGTGACGTTGTTTTCCTGCACGAAATTGTAGAAGGCGCAGCAGATCGCTCCTACGGTATTCAGGTTGCCAAACTCGCGGGATTGCCAAAGTCAGTTGTGAACCGTGCACGGAAGATCCTCGCTCAGCTGGAAGAGCAAGACACCAATAAGCCAACTAAAACATTACTGGATGACTTGCCGCTGTTTGCATCCTTCTCCCAGCCCCTGAATACAATTCCGGAGCCGGAACAAGAGCCTGAAGCCTCTGTATCGAATGAACTTTCCGAGCTCCTAGAAACATTCGACCCTGATGACATGACACCTCGTCAGGCACATGAAGCTCTGTACGCGTTGAAGCAAAAATTCCACGAGTTGAACTAA
- a CDS encoding NADP-dependent malic enzyme gives MPTTDKTASSQVSFTDQDALNFHQEGKPGKLEITPTKPMATQRDLSLAYSPGVAVPVLAIAEDPSKAYDYTTKGNMVAVISNGTAILGLGNLGALASKPVMEGKAVLFKRFADVDSIDLEVDTSDVEEFINSVKHLGPSFGGINLEDIKAPDCFIIEQRLREIMDIPVFHDDQHGTAIIAAAGLMNAAHMTDRDLADVKVVCNGAGAAGIACIELIKAMGVQHENVILCDTKGVIYQGREAGMNQWKSGHAIKTDKRTLEEALDGADVFLGVSVKGALTPDMVKTMAPNPIIFAMANPDPEITPEDAKAVRPDAIVATGRSDYPNQVNNVLGFPYIFRGALDVHATTINDEMKIACAQALAELAREDVPDEVAAAYRGSRPRFGPEYIIPVPFDPRLISRIPQAVAQAAMDSGVARRPIVDMDAYGAQLQSRRDPIAGTLQRIISKVRQNPKRIVFAEGEEPAVIRAASAFVAQGLGEAILVGREDEIRANATSAGIDVSRPGIRLESARTSTRNADYADYLYSRLQRKGYLQRDCQRLVNNDRNYWASIMVARGDADGVVTGTTRNYSVALETVSRCIDTKPGHRVIGVSIVITPGKTVLVADTAVHEMPTSEELADIAEEAAHVARRLGSEPRIAMLAYSTFGHPHGERTERLQEAVKILDRRRVDFEYDGEMGADIAVNMDKMAAYPFCRLNGPANVLVMPAFHSASIATKLLEELGGSTLIGPLLVGMDKPVQIVPMGAKDSEIFNMAAIAAYNIT, from the coding sequence ATGCCAACCACTGATAAAACAGCAAGCTCTCAGGTCAGTTTCACTGATCAAGACGCGCTGAACTTTCACCAAGAGGGAAAGCCGGGTAAGCTTGAAATTACGCCAACCAAACCAATGGCCACTCAGCGAGACCTGAGTTTGGCTTATTCCCCTGGCGTTGCTGTACCAGTGCTGGCAATTGCAGAAGACCCAAGCAAGGCTTACGATTACACCACGAAAGGCAACATGGTTGCCGTTATTTCGAATGGCACCGCGATTTTGGGCCTCGGCAACCTTGGCGCTCTTGCTTCCAAGCCTGTGATGGAAGGGAAGGCCGTTCTTTTCAAACGCTTTGCTGATGTGGATTCCATTGACCTCGAAGTGGACACCTCAGACGTTGAGGAATTCATCAACAGCGTAAAACACCTCGGCCCTTCATTCGGCGGCATCAACCTTGAAGATATCAAGGCACCTGATTGTTTTATTATTGAACAACGCCTGCGTGAAATCATGGATATTCCGGTATTCCATGACGACCAGCACGGCACGGCTATTATCGCAGCCGCCGGTTTGATGAACGCAGCCCACATGACGGACCGCGACCTTGCTGATGTGAAAGTGGTTTGTAACGGTGCCGGTGCAGCTGGTATTGCTTGTATCGAGCTGATTAAAGCAATGGGTGTTCAGCATGAAAACGTCATCCTTTGCGACACAAAAGGTGTGATTTATCAGGGCCGTGAAGCTGGAATGAACCAGTGGAAGAGTGGCCACGCGATTAAAACAGATAAAAGAACACTGGAAGAAGCGCTTGACGGTGCTGATGTGTTCCTAGGCGTTTCGGTTAAAGGGGCCCTCACACCTGACATGGTGAAGACCATGGCACCTAACCCGATTATCTTTGCGATGGCGAACCCTGACCCTGAAATCACCCCGGAAGACGCGAAGGCAGTTCGGCCAGATGCGATTGTTGCAACGGGCCGCTCTGACTATCCAAATCAGGTAAACAACGTTCTTGGTTTTCCATACATTTTCCGCGGCGCTTTGGATGTTCACGCAACAACCATCAACGACGAGATGAAAATCGCGTGTGCACAGGCGCTTGCAGAGTTAGCGCGTGAAGATGTTCCTGATGAAGTTGCAGCTGCTTATCGCGGTAGCCGACCTCGTTTCGGACCCGAATACATCATTCCGGTTCCGTTTGATCCACGTCTGATTTCCCGTATTCCGCAAGCCGTTGCACAAGCTGCAATGGATAGCGGAGTTGCTCGCCGTCCGATTGTGGACATGGATGCGTATGGTGCACAGCTGCAAAGTCGCCGTGACCCAATTGCCGGAACACTGCAGCGGATCATCTCCAAAGTTCGCCAGAATCCAAAGCGGATTGTGTTTGCGGAAGGCGAAGAGCCTGCTGTTATTCGTGCGGCCTCTGCTTTCGTTGCACAGGGACTTGGTGAAGCTATTCTCGTTGGCCGTGAAGATGAGATCCGCGCCAATGCGACATCTGCTGGCATTGATGTAAGCCGCCCAGGGATTCGCCTGGAAAGCGCGCGTACCTCAACACGCAATGCGGACTATGCAGATTACCTTTACTCCCGCTTACAACGCAAAGGGTACCTCCAGCGCGATTGTCAGCGTCTCGTCAACAATGACCGTAACTATTGGGCCTCTATTATGGTCGCACGCGGTGATGCGGATGGTGTTGTAACGGGCACTACACGAAATTATTCCGTTGCGTTGGAAACGGTAAGCCGGTGCATTGATACCAAGCCGGGACATCGGGTCATTGGTGTTTCCATTGTTATTACGCCGGGTAAAACCGTTCTTGTCGCAGACACCGCTGTTCATGAAATGCCAACATCTGAAGAGCTAGCAGATATTGCAGAGGAAGCAGCCCACGTTGCTCGCCGCCTAGGCTCTGAGCCTCGCATCGCAATGCTTGCATACTCCACCTTTGGTCATCCGCATGGTGAACGCACAGAACGTCTTCAGGAAGCCGTGAAAATCCTTGATCGTCGCCGTGTTGATTTTGAATACGATGGAGAAATGGGTGCTGATATCGCGGTCAACATGGACAAAATGGCTGCCTATCCATTCTGCCGCTTGAATGGACCAGCTAATGTTTTGGTTATGCCTGCGTTCCATTCTGCATCCATCGCAACCAAGCTTCTGGAAGAACTCGGTGGCTCTACACTGATCGGTCCATTGCTGGTGGGTATGGATAAGCCAGTTCAGATTGTGCCAATGGGTGCGAAAGACAGCGAGATCTTCAACATGGCAGCTATTGCGGCTTACAACATCACTTAG